DNA from Daucus carota subsp. sativus chromosome 1, DH1 v3.0, whole genome shotgun sequence:
tctctcaaacatatcaatttccgcgcttagcatgtgtcaATGGGCACACATTAAACAAACCCTATAATTATTTTCGTGAATCAATGGTGTTTCATCTAAATTTCATATTATGCCATTTAATAGTAACGAAACTCATACGATACCGTATAGTTTGCGAAAAAAGATACTTCCtctgtcccaatgaattgtatacttttttttttttgaaacgttTTTTTTGGAACGTCtcaccaattgtatacattcccaaaatagcaatttTATTCCTTGGTCTatgtgtcccaaccatttgtatacaaatagctgggacggagggactaCTGTATACTGTAGCTACCATGTCAACAAAGTCGTAGTAGAGCAGTTACAACGAGAAAACGATGgtattaatttcaaatttgatcCCCCTAACCTACTGGGATTATTCATAACAGTAGCATGCACCaagtataaatattaaatgGTCTAGCTTATACCTTTCTAAATTTTGCATCAGCAGTAGCTAGATACCTCCGAAGAATAAGCTAAATTAAAGATCAGTAGGTATTAATACAAAACTTCTTTCATAAAAATTTATCGGACAACTGATTTTGATTATGATCTCGTAAATTTGGACACTGCAGAAGCCTATTTCATTAGCGATCTCATTTTCAAAGAATATGTTACGGAATTTCCCTACCACCTCCTGCATTGGCATTAAGAAAAGCATATGCCAGAACACCCTATTGGAGAAAAGTTCATCCTAAGGCGAAAGAACTTCATTGAACATACGACCATGACTCCATGAGGGCTAACACGCACTGAAAATTAGCTAATTTTTCCTCCTCACTCCTCAGCAATAGCAACTTCATCGAACATATATGATACTATCTATGACGGATCACCTGGGACCACAGGAGAAGCTATCCTATCCAGCTCAATGCCTCTCTGTTTTAGTTGTGTGTTTTAGTACTACAAGCAATTGTCCAATAATTCCTTGTCCTACTCAGAATCGAATTAATTGATATCTATAAACAGGTGATTATGTACTGATAAGGTACCACGCTACAGTAACCGCCAACAGTACCCGCCCCAGCTACAGGACTTGGAAATCCCCAAAGTCAGACCTCATCATTACTAAGTACAAGGCAAACAGGATGACAAGCATGCACAAATCCCAAAAGGACAGAAAAAAAGACAGTAGTTGCACCAAAACGGCCACCCATGTTGGGGAGTGTCTACAGACCCATTCCCGCCACTATAGCAACAGTGGCGGCCAAGGGCCTATATAAGGGACTCCCCAGCCAAAGTGGAAGGTAAGTGCAAGTTCTCTCAGAaaagctctctctctctctcaaaacaCATCATACTTTAGAGTGAAAACTCTCTGATTTCCCTAACTTGTCAAGCACATCCAAgtcactgattatcacgccggaggcgcctcacgggatgtcaccccccgtgtagcgttgttttgcaggttaggtCTTGCCTGAAGCTCCCCGGAACAGTGCATTGGAACCCTAGACGAGATTTGGAGTTATCATGTACCTACCGGATGATGATATTCACTTTAAAAACCTTCTCATATCCGGACACATGAtacagcaaaaaaaaaacaaaaaaaaacaatgtcTGCTGACTGTTTCTTCGAGGACATCCTGGCAGTAGATCGACTTAAGTGTGTTCAAAAATCATGGTATCATCTCATACAATCTATCGACTTAAGTGTGTTCAAAAATCATGGTATCATCTCATACAATCTCTGTACTTCATAGCTCTCCACTCTTGTTATCATCGTTTCATGTACATGCTTGTGCACAAGTAACTTGTCATGATTTATAAAATCGATCTGCAACATCATCCGCTAGTTAGTTCTGATGTTGTCCAGAATTAGAGCAAATTCAATACCCCGTCCAGGTTACCAGTCATTATCCTCTTTTTACATGTCAGCCAATTAATCAAAAGGTAGCCTTTTTAATAAACAGAGTGAATTACTCTAATGCAACGGACAAGTCCAACGCTTGACAACAGTTGGTCAAAAACAGGAAAAGTTATAAACTTGACATGAGTATCAAGCCATGTTTTAATTCAAGCAAAGAACATATTGTAACTTACAAATATAAAGATAGGAACTGCAGAGTTACAAATTGATTCTCTTTTGTCACATTGGGTGATTACATATGAAAATGCTTATGTCTAATATCGCATGGGGATTCCAGGTTAAACCCAGGTTACTGCCTGCGCCGCAGAAGTTTGTCTCTTGCCACATGGAGCTGCTTAATCACGACAGCAATGTCAATGCGTTCTCTTGGTGTTTCAACTGAACACCGTATCCCCACTTCAAATATGGATGCCAAACATGCCTCCATTGTAGCCTTGTTGTATGATTGGCTCTCAATCAAGCCAAGATCTTCCTGATCCAGTATAATCCGAGGGTCAGCAATGTCCATCACTCTATCTGGGAGCGCCTTATTGACATAGTCGTAAAGGTTACCACCATCGCCCATTAATATGCTGCTTTCTGTAGGTCGTTTCCCAGAGAACATCTCTAGTAAAAGTATTCCATAGCTATACACGTCTCCCTCTGCGGATATCTCCCCACCCATTCCATACTCTGCACAACTATTTTGTTAAAACTGAGAAAATAGGGATGTTTTtccatatataataatattgaacATCTATTGTTATTGTTCTTTATATGCTTAAAGAACGAGCCAAAGTGACAGATCAAGAATACATAGCTAAAACCAATATGTAGAGCAGTACTAAACAATAAAGAAGAAGAATTTACCTGGAGGAACATATCCAACAGTTCCACGGATACCAGTTGAACTCATTTGTACTTGATTGATGTCACTTGTTGTCATGCAGAACCTCGCCAAACCAAAATCACCAACATGTGCAACAAAAACCTCATCAAGAAGAATATTGCTTGGCTTTATGTCACAATGGATGATACTTGTGTGGCCGTGATGATGTAGGTAATTTAATCCCGTTGCAATATCAATGGAAATATTTAGTCTCTGGAGCAGACTCAAGTTTCTTTCATTCCCAGAACTTAGATGTAACCAGTCATCTAGACTACCATTCATCATAAATTCGAAAACCAATGCCTTGAAATCATTACCTTTAAAATCTGTGCTAGAGCATGCTGTTATGATCTTGATAAGATTTCGGTGGCGAATATTCCTCAGGATTTCACACTCTGCCAAAAAGCTTTTGTTGGCTCCCCTTACCTCAGCATTTAGTACTTTCACagcaaaagtctgttccagtgATTCAAAAGTTCCTTTGTAAACCGAACCATATCTTCCTTCACCAAGCAAATTATTTGGAGAAAATTCGTTTGTAGCTAGTAAAAGCTCTTGGTATGAAAGCTTGGGGTACCGGCTGTCTTGTAACTCTGATACAGTGATATTCATTTGCTTGGACTTTCGCTGTCGAAGAAAAAGTACGGTAAGACATGCTAACAAGATCGCAAGGGGCAGAATGACAAGGAGGAGTATTATTTTCAGGTGAGTAGTCTTCTTCTTTGTCCTTAAGAATTTTACAGGACAAGGAGGCAATTGCAATGCTTGAATACCACCACAAAGCCGCAAATTTCCAACAACTGAAAAATGACTAACATTGGAAAATAGACCTCCTTTTGGCACTTCACTGCCAAGCTTGTTGTGCGACAGATTGAGGAACTCAATTAATTTGAAACTATCAAAAAATCTTGGGATATTCTCAGATATGTTATTACTTGAGAGATCTAGAATCACAAGACTCTTTAAAGCTTTAAAAGAAGATGGAATTTTACCTTCAAACTGGTTTCCTTCCATTAGTAGAGCCTCTAACATCACACAATCACCCAGAGTACTTGGTATGTAGCCCGTTAATCTGTTCCGTGAAACATCTAGTTGAACTAGTTGTTTGAAGCTTCCAATGCTTGATGGCAGTGGCCCTGTGAATAGATTGTTGTCTAAATTCATGACAAAACACTGAGAAGAAAACCCAACTATTTGCTCAGGTATCACACCTCCAAGGCTGTTGTTTGTAAGAAACACTTCCTGTAGAGTGGAAATATTGCACAATTCAATAGGTATGCTTCCTTGAAGCATATTATTTGGTAAACTGAGAACACTCAATTTTGTGATGTTGCCAATAGAAGTTGGAATAACTCCTGAAATGTTGTTGTCTCCCAGATATATTCTTCCTAGCTTTGATAGCTCTCCAATTGATTCTGGAATGGACCCTGTTAAGAAGTTGCCAGACAATGCAAGTCGCGTTATGTTCACAAGTTTTCCAATTTCATAAGGTATGTTTCCGTGTATTTGGTTTCCGGCCATATCCAACATCTCCAGAGTTATGGAGAGATTTGCAATCGAATTCGGGATCTCCCCCCTTAAACCAATATCATCTATGGCCAATACCTTTAGATGGGTACAGTTGACTAGAGAATCAAAGAAGCCAAAGTCATTGGAAAGCTGACTGTTTCTGAGTGGATTGCCACTCAAACTTAGCACTTGAAGGTTTTGAAGGCTTCCCAAATTCATTGGTATAGGGTCTGTGAATATGTTATAGGATATGTCAAAAGTAACAAGATTGGAAATATTGGTAATAGATGGTGGAAGCGATCCTGAAAATCTGTTCCTTCCAAGGTATAACTGTTGTAGATTTGGAAGGGTGAAATCCAAATCTGTTGGAAGTGTTCCTTCTAACTCATTGCCATCCAGAGCAACCTCAGCGAGGGACGAAATGTTGTAAAGTGGCAGGGGAACCGTACCTGACAACCTGTTTGTGGACAATATAATAATCTCTAGTTTTGTGAGATGAGAAATTTCCAAAGGTATGCCCCCTGTTAGATTGTTACTGCGTAGATCAATACCTTGAAGATGTGATAGATTCCCAAGTGAAGGTGGAATTGATCCAGTAAACCGATTCATTCCAAGATTAGTATTAATTTTGGACCAAGAAGCAAATACTGTAGGTAATTTTCCTTCAAGATGGTTGTCATACATGCTGATGTTTATGATATTTACACAATGACTCAAATTGGAAGGGAATTCACCTTGAAAATCATTGTATCCAAGTTCAAGATATTGTAGGTGAGACAGCCGGCTGATTTCATTGGGGATTGAGCCATGAAAGCGATTCTGATAGAGGTAAATGGCCCTCAGAAAAGTGAGGTTTCCAATATGAGAAGACAATGTGCCAGCCAATTGATTCCAGGAAAGGTCTAATTCTGTAACTCTCTGCCGTCTGTGGCTGCATGTAACGCCATTCCACTGACAGAAGTGGATGGAATCGTTCCACGAGTTTAGCAGACCCGAAGGGTCTATTGGTATCGAAGCCTTGACAGAAAGCAAAGCCTGGTGATCAGTGACATTGTTTGAAAATGAATACACAAGTATTGTTGAGTTTGTTAACACCCAAATTATGAGGATGATGAACCACAGACAGCTAGAATTCATGGCAGTGCAATAGAAAAGCAGCAGTAAATATGTAGTGGTTTTACGAAATCAGATATGCAAGAGCGAGTGTATACAGTTTTCTGAGTGCAAATTGAAGTATTGGTAGTGCAGATAGAGAGAAACACACTCCTTATTTTATAGCAAGAACTTTGagtgaatgaaatttttatgGTCAGTAACAAGTACAACATTTACCGCGTCTCTCATTGACTCCAACTAGCAATTTTGGTTAAAGTTGGCTCAAGTCAAGCAAAGATCAGAAGGTTTATCCGGAATTATTGTAAAGTGCAAGGTCAACTAGTGTCATTTTCTAGTATAATTTTGTCTCCAGCAACTGACTTGAATTAAGTAAAGTAACTAAGATGTTTTAGCAAAAAAAGGTCTGCTAAGATCTTTCCTGCTAAAAATTTTAGCAGGCAAAATGTGTTTAGCCAAGGGGCTTAGTGGCTTACAAATAAAATCATCCTGCAAATATTTACTGCATATACTGATTGTGATTTATATTTGACACATGGCTAATCAAGTACTTGCCCAAGGAGAACAAATCCATAAATTATGTTCTTTCATATGTATGACACCAAGTTAGTGCAGAGCAGTTTTCATGATCCTGCAGAATTTAGtagccgggggtcttcacggaaacaggcTCCCTACTCTTTCAGAATAAGGCATTGATCCGCATACATTTTACTCTCCTGACATATACTAAGCATTTTTGGCTTGGTTTGGTTTGATaagttttacatattttttaagcCAAGATGATTCTCCGGGGATTGCCACAGACTTGAGACATATGTGGTTAGAATGGTTCTCCGAATTCATTGACCTGTCTATATTTGAGATATTGTCTTGATCTGTATTTGTAATTTTCCATTGGGTTCAAGTGAGCCGCAATACTAGAATCTGTCACCTACAAGGCTACAACAAGTTACAAGTTACAACCTTGACAGTGGTTTGTCAACTATGAGGCGGGGTACCCGTACCTACATATCCTTTGAAGTTGAGAAATTTAACAGAATTTAGGCAAGGACATCGGAAATCACATGGTCCTGAAAATTGATCTGATCGTTTATTGATCGGGAGTTTTATAGTAGGCATATAATGTGAGTTTGTTACTTGGAAAATACAGTTATAAgcaaaaacaattataattaaaaacctAAATCTCCATATGTTGCGGAGAAATGTTAGAGCTAGTCACTGACTAATCTTCACATGACTCATTTTAACCACCGGCATAACTATATATCATTATGTTAAATcttgaaaattaattaacagaaaatttaataaaatcaggAGATGATGTGTGAGTCAcatggattaaaaaaaaacgaatatacaaaaaaatataaaaaaattgtagcaAGCATATTAtctatttgttaattttattttatttttaaatttaacggAGTGATAGTGACTTAAATGAGTCCTATAGAGATCTAGTAttctcttataattttttttatgagaaTAGGCACTTTGATATAATCATCTCAGAAAATTTGCCAAAAAAGGAGTTATCAATTTGTAATTGGTTAAATCCTCGTAAAAATAATAGACCCCGCAGAGACATCAGAGTATCAGACCCACAAATCAAGACATATCACTTGTCTAATGGGAACTATTTTGCATAGTATGATCTTGAAGCGATGTTATGTATAGGTTTAGTGAAGTTACCCGGGGCTGCATGTAACACAATTCCCGGCAGAAGTGGATGGAATTGTTCCCTAAGGATAGCACACTGCACCCACACCCAGTGGATCATCTGTTATTGAGGCCTTGAAAGAAACCAATCAATGACATTGCTTGATACTCAACTCCGTCCCACCGCATTCTTTATCATTTCCTTTTTGAACCTTCcattcatttttttacattccacaacttttataaaatagttaatgggtcccaccactttttcttctttttcacacCACTTTTATTCCACTgtctcttttttatatattaaaaatcaatgattctcaccacttcacccacttttctttctcttttccactattttatacatatttcttaacctccgtgcccaaacttaatgtaaaaaattgggtgggacggagggagtattacattTTCAGAAGTAAAGTTTATGGAAAAAAATAAGATATGACAATTGTGTATTTATAGAAGAACAATATGACcgttttttatgtttattttacaaataaatacGTTATATTAAAGTTACCAGTTTAATgttgtaatttaaaaatataaaagtattGCTTAAACAAGAAAAGTGAGGGTGGTACCCATCATCCAGGTGATTGAAGTTTCTTTCAGAACGTGTTTCAAATTTTTACGTgaaaaagaaaagcaaagaATTAAAATTACAGAATCGAATGAAAAAAAGTGCATCATAgctatttcttgatttttttcgaGTTCTTAAagctatcaaaaataaaatcagaatagatatattattatgttttgTGGCTAGTCACCAGACCCAATATTTTCACTcgtaatataaaaacttcagaGAGAAATTTAGGACATATTTATCGTTGCTTTCTTTTTctccaaaacaaaaaaaaacatataaataaatggACTTGAACATGTCCACACCAAAAATTGACATTGTTTTGGTTTAACAGAAGGTGATTCTCTCATATAATCTGTCATCTGATGCAACTAATATTTACTTATTTCTTTC
Protein-coding regions in this window:
- the LOC108224383 gene encoding putative receptor-like protein kinase At3g47110, yielding MNSSCLWFIILIIWVLTNSTILVYSFSNNVTDHQALLSVKASIPIDPSGLLNSWNDSIHFCQWNGVTCSHRRQRVTELDLSWNQLAGTLSSHIGNLTFLRAIYLYQNRFHGSIPNEISRLSHLQYLELGYNDFQGEFPSNLSHCVNIINISMYDNHLEGKLPTVFASWSKINTNLGMNRFTGSIPPSLGNLSHLQGIDLRSNNLTGGIPLEISHLTKLEIIILSTNRLSGTVPLPLYNISSLAEVALDGNELEGTLPTDLDFTLPNLQQLYLGRNRFSGSLPPSITNISNLVTFDISYNIFTDPIPMNLGSLQNLQVLSLSGNPLRNSQLSNDFGFFDSLVNCTHLKVLAIDDIGLRGEIPNSIANLSITLEMLDMAGNQIHGNIPYEIGKLVNITRLALSGNFLTGSIPESIGELSKLGRIYLGDNNISGVIPTSIGNITKLSVLSLPNNMLQGSIPIELCNISTLQEVFLTNNSLGGVIPEQIVGFSSQCFVMNLDNNLFTGPLPSSIGSFKQLVQLDVSRNRLTGYIPSTLGDCVMLEALLMEGNQFEGKIPSSFKALKSLVILDLSSNNISENIPRFFDSFKLIEFLNLSHNKLGSEVPKGGLFSNVSHFSVVGNLRLCGGIQALQLPPCPVKFLRTKKKTTHLKIILLLVILPLAILLACLTVLFLRQRKSKQMNITVSELQDSRYPKLSYQELLLATNEFSPNNLLGEGRYGSVYKGTFESLEQTFAVKVLNAEVRGANKSFLAECEILRNIRHRNLIKIITACSSTDFKGNDFKALVFEFMMNGSLDDWLHLSSGNERNLSLLQRLNISIDIATGLNYLHHHGHTSIIHCDIKPSNILLDEVFVAHVGDFGLARFCMTTSDINQVQMSSTGIRGTVGYVPPEYGMGGEISAEGDVYSYGILLLEMFSGKRPTESSILMGDGGNLYDYVNKALPDRVMDIADPRIILDQEDLGLIESQSYNKATMEACLASIFEVGIRCSVETPRERIDIAVVIKQLHVARDKLLRRRQ